GATAGACGATTTCCTCCGGCCGGATCCGGATATCAGGCAAGACGAAGGCGAGCGATTGCAGGATATAGTCCCGTTCTTCCGGAGTGCAGACCACGATTTCCGGATCATCGATACGGATATCGGTGGAGCCGACCAGCACCTTGCCGAGATAAGGAAACAGGATGCAGACACGGCCATCCTCATTCTCGTAATAGATCATATGACCATCGAGTGCCTTGGCGAGTTCGGCATTGTCGATAATCAGGTGTGAGCCCTTGGTTCCGCCCATCAGTGGCGCCGGCCGGTTTTCCGGCGAGAACAGGCTTGCATTGGCGATGTCGATCCAGCCGCCCGTCGCATTGATGATGAGTGCCGGCTCGATAGCCGTCGTCGTGCCGCCAACATGGTCCCGGACAACAAAGCCACCGGTGAGATTGTGCTGAAGTTCGGCATAATTCAGGGCATGTGCGTCCGGTGCTGCGGACAGTCCGTCCTGCAGCAACTCAATTCCGATACGTTCCGGGTGCCTGACCCATGCATCATAGTAGGTTGCCGAACTCTTTATCGCCGGATTGAGTTTGGGCCATTTGGCAAGTGTTCCCCGCCGTCCGCGAAATCGATGACGAGGCATCAGGGCACGCTTGCGCGTCAGAAAGTCATAGATGCTCAACCCTGCCTTGATGGCGATAGCGCCGCGGCGGCTCGGTTTGCGGCCGAGGCCAAGGAAGCGAACCATGCCATTTGCAAGACCGGAGAAGATATCGAAAACAGGAACCATCGTTGGCAGGGGCTCGATAAGATGCGGCGCGTTTCGCAATAGCCGATCACGCTCGACAAGCGATTCCCTCACCAGATTGAACTCGCCGTTTTCAAGATAACGCAGGCCGCCATGCACCATCCGGGACAAGGCGGAACTGGCACCGGAACAATAGTCGTTCTTCTCCACCAGCAATACGTCGAGACCCTGAAGGGCAAGCTCACGGAATACACTGATACCGTTGATGCCGCCGCCCACGACACACACGTCCACCTTCGGACTCCGGCGAAGCCCGTCGAATATCTCTTCACGATTCATGATGCAGCCCGTTACCTGTCCATATCTGCAAGTTTCACTGCGATGGCCGCGTCGATGGCCGAAAGGTCTTCTTTGCCGAGCCGTATCGTCCCGGCTTTTGCATTCTCCAGCGCCTGCTGCGGATTGCGCGCGCCGCAAAGCGCGAACGTCACCCCTTCCTGCGCCAGGGTCCAGGCGATCACTGTCTGTGCAACGCTCGCGTCGTGCCTGCTGGCTACCGGCTGAATTGCTTCAGCGAACGCGCGGGCCTTCAACCTGTTGCTGACGGAAAAACGCGGATTGTCTTTGCGCTGATCATCGCCGGAAAATGTGCGGTCCGGATCGACCGTTCCCGAGAGCAGGCCCAGCGCGAGCGAGGAATAGCTCAAGGTCGAGACATCGTTCTGCCGGGCCACGGGCAACAAGTCCTGCGCAATCTCGCGGTCAATCATGCTGAACCTTTCCTGGATAGCATCAAGCGCGCCGGTGGCACTGTAGGCGTCCAGTTCGGTCGCGCTGAGATTGCTTGCCCCAATTGCGCGGATCTTGCCTGAACTGCGCAGGTCTTCCAGCGCCCGAACGGTTTCCTCGATCGGGGTCGTGGGGTCCTGCCAATGGGTGATGTAAAGGTCGATATAATCCGTGCCCAGCCTGGCCAGGCTGGTTTCGACCTCATGGAAAATCGCGTCGCGTCCAAGATAGCGGTGGACGGGCTTTTCATCCTGGTCAAAGAAGTGCCGGCCTTTATCCGTGTGCCAGACGAGACCGCATTTTGTGGCAATGACCGCTTTGTCCCGCCGTCCCTGAAGGGCTCTACCGACGATCTCCTCAGACCGTCCCAGCCCGTAGGCGGGTGCAGTATCGATCAGAGTAACGCCTGCGTCGAGGGAAGCGTGAATGGCGGCGATTGACTGCTTTTCGTCGCTTCCGCCCCACATCCAGCCACCGATGGCCCATGTCCCGAGCCCGACCGCAGAGGCTTGCACACCTGACCTGCCTATCGAACGCATCAATTGATCACCACTCATGCCAAGGCTCCTTCGGCCGCCGCAATATCCAGAATACGCTGTCCAGTCGCTTCATCTGTGACCAGCGTATCGAGATGGTTGCCACGCATGATGCTGAGAATCGGCCGTGCCTTGTTGGGTCCGCTCGCAACACCGATCTTGCTTGGGATCGAGGCGAACTCCCGCAAGGTCAGGGAGACGAGGCAATCATTGAGGCTGTAGGCGCAGACCTGGCCCCGGTCGTCGAGCAGATGTGCCAGGAGTTCACAATTCGCGCCTGACTGCTCTATCGACTGCCTGTCGGTACTGGAGGATGGATGCAGGTCGTAATAGCTTGAATCGTCGGTCAGGATCGAGCCGATGCCGACAAGTGCCACCTTCGCCTCTCGCGCCCGTTTGAATACATCGGCCACCGAGCGCATGTTGATCAGCATCGCGCGTTCTGCAGCGCTGTCGGCAAAGAGCGGCGCGTGGATCTGGTAGGCGCGACCACCGAGCTTGTCCGCCATGGATGTCGAGACATGGTTCACGTCGGTATAATGCTTGCCCTGGACGCATCCCGTAGCCGGTACAACTTCGACGTTGAATGCACGTGGTGCGCGCAGGCCGGCCACGACGGCACTGACGCCCTTGCCGCCGGTGATGCAAATGGTGTCACCATCGGCGATCTCATCAAGGAGCAGGCGCGCCGCAGCCTCGCCCACGGCCTGCAGCGCGGTCTGCGGATTGCCCGAAACCGTCGGCACGACAACAGCCCGGTTGATCCCGCCGAGCGCCAGCAACCTCTCTTCCAGATCAATCAATGGCTCGACCGGGGATTTGATCTTGATTTCCACCAAACCAAGCTGCCGGCCACGCTTGATCAGGCGGTTCACCGTCGGTTGCGAAACGCCGAGCTGGTCCGCAATCTGCGCCTGGGTGAGCCCCTCCAGGAAATGCAGCACCAGTGCCTGATGCATTTGCCGCGCGATAACGATTTCTTCGCGGGGTGCCGAGGACGGTTTGGGATTTAGTCTGACGATCGTCATGTCAGGAAGCCTTCCGCTTGTGCAGAAAATGATCGATTGAGACGGCACCAAGCAGAATGCACCCCTTTATCATGTCCTGCCAGTAGACTGATACATTGAGCAGGACCAGCGAACTGGTCACCACCGACAGCAATGCTATCCCAAGAATGGCACCAAGTATCGTCCCCGAGCCACCGTTGAGCGATGCGCCGCCAATGACAGCAGCGGCGATAATGTTGAGTTCCATGCCGACGCCGAATGTGGGCGTAGCAGCACCAAAGCGCGACATGTAGATCACGCCGGCAAAACCCGCGAGCGTCGAGCAGAGTACGGTTACCCAGAATTTCACATGATTTGTCCTGATACCGGAATAGAGCGCGGCTTTCTCGTTGCTGCCGGTGTAGAACACCTTGCGCAGCGCCGTGGCTCGCCTGAGCAAAAAATCGAACAGCACGACAACGGCGACGAAGATGATGATGACATAGGGCAGACCGTGGAAACTGCCCTGCCCGACTGCCTTGAACGCGGGAGGCAGCGTGAAGAGCGAGAGCGGCGTTCCCTTGGTGATGATCAGGCAAAGGCCGCGCACGATGACCATGCCGGCGAGCGACGTGATGAAATGGTTGAGCCCGACCACGGTGACGAAAAAGCCCATGACGGCGCCAATCAAAGCGCTTGCGAGAATACCAATGAGCGAAGCGCTCCATGGATCGAGCCCCGCCAGGAACAGCGAGCCCGACAGGACCATTGCGAAACAAACGACGGAACCGACGGCAAGGTCGATGCCGCCGACAATAAGCAGGATCGTCATCCCGACGACGACGATGCCTTCCACGGAAAAGCTCATCAGCATCGCGCGGAAGTTTCCGAGTGTGAGAAAATGCGGCGATGCAAAGCTCATGGCTATGCAAAGAGCCAGAATGATTGCGATCAACCCTGCCTCCCGCATCGAACCCAGTCTTTTCCAGGACGGGGCCCGCGAGGCCTTTGTCGCCATCGTCTCAGCCAGCATTTGCTTTTCTCCCATAGTTTTCTCAGGCGGCATGTTCTGATGCCCGCCGGTTTTGTGCATTTTGCGCATTGACGCCAGAGGCGAGGCGGATAACCGCTTCTTCGCTCATCGCGCCCGCATCCAGTTCACCAACCACCGTGCCTTCGCGGATGACAATCACCCGGTCACACAGACCGAGCAGCTCCGGGAGTTCGGAAGAAATGACGATGATGCCAATTCCCGATATGGCAAGTTCCCGCAGCAGCAAGTGGATTTCCGACTTTGCGCCGACGTCTATGCCACGCGTCGGTTCGTCCATCACTATCACCTTGGGCTG
This window of the Phyllobacterium zundukense genome carries:
- a CDS encoding aldo/keto reductase, which encodes MSGDQLMRSIGRSGVQASAVGLGTWAIGGWMWGGSDEKQSIAAIHASLDAGVTLIDTAPAYGLGRSEEIVGRALQGRRDKAVIATKCGLVWHTDKGRHFFDQDEKPVHRYLGRDAIFHEVETSLARLGTDYIDLYITHWQDPTTPIEETVRALEDLRSSGKIRAIGASNLSATELDAYSATGALDAIQERFSMIDREIAQDLLPVARQNDVSTLSYSSLALGLLSGTVDPDRTFSGDDQRKDNPRFSVSNRLKARAFAEAIQPVASRHDASVAQTVIAWTLAQEGVTFALCGARNPQQALENAKAGTIRLGKEDLSAIDAAIAVKLADMDR
- a CDS encoding sugar-binding transcriptional regulator, with amino-acid sequence MTIVRLNPKPSSAPREEIVIARQMHQALVLHFLEGLTQAQIADQLGVSQPTVNRLIKRGRQLGLVEIKIKSPVEPLIDLEERLLALGGINRAVVVPTVSGNPQTALQAVGEAAARLLLDEIADGDTICITGGKGVSAVVAGLRAPRAFNVEVVPATGCVQGKHYTDVNHVSTSMADKLGGRAYQIHAPLFADSAAERAMLINMRSVADVFKRAREAKVALVGIGSILTDDSSYYDLHPSSSTDRQSIEQSGANCELLAHLLDDRGQVCAYSLNDCLVSLTLREFASIPSKIGVASGPNKARPILSIMRGNHLDTLVTDEATGQRILDIAAAEGALA
- a CDS encoding ABC transporter permease translates to MLAETMATKASRAPSWKRLGSMREAGLIAIILALCIAMSFASPHFLTLGNFRAMLMSFSVEGIVVVGMTILLIVGGIDLAVGSVVCFAMVLSGSLFLAGLDPWSASLIGILASALIGAVMGFFVTVVGLNHFITSLAGMVIVRGLCLIITKGTPLSLFTLPPAFKAVGQGSFHGLPYVIIIFVAVVVLFDFLLRRATALRKVFYTGSNEKAALYSGIRTNHVKFWVTVLCSTLAGFAGVIYMSRFGAATPTFGVGMELNIIAAAVIGGASLNGGSGTILGAILGIALLSVVTSSLVLLNVSVYWQDMIKGCILLGAVSIDHFLHKRKAS